Part of the Pseudanabaena sp. BC1403 genome, CTGCCGCCTCATCAGTCGATAGTTGACGCTGCTGAAAAGGTTTACTACTCAATACAAATGCTAGTCCTGCACCTAGTCCCCCAGATAACAGCGCCACAAATAACACTATAAAGAGTGTCCATTTATGCCTAGTTGAAGCCGTTTTTGGCTTTGAAGACTTGCTGGACAAACCTGAATTACCTAAATTGATTGGATTTGTTGCCACAGGTAGGGAATACTCCTCACGACTGAACGTTTGCTTCAGCGATTGCCCACCCATGAGCAAAGATGGGACTCAACACACTTTTTTAACCTAACTCAAGAACTTCGGGTAGCACTCTTGAAGCTTTTAGACTAAATTTGAATTTAACTTTAGCACTGTATCGTAACTTATCGTTACAAAGTGCTAAATATCTTATTAGGCTAGCAAAAAGTCTGGCTATGCAAATTCTTTGGATGGATGATACTACATATTTACAGATATAGAGAATTACCCAAATCGGTAATTCTCTATATCTGTAAATATGTAGTGCTCTACAACTCAAGTGCAAGCTAAAAACAAAAACACAAGAAGGGCAGCGCTAAGCCGCCCTTCTTGTGTTTTTGTTTTTAATTCAGATGCTGAAACATATAAAATCTAGTTAACGTCAATTTGGCAACACAGTTTTGGCAACACAGTAATGAGAAAGAATTTGAAAATTCAACCTTCTCGATCGCTAAAAGTACTGAGCATACTTGCTGTGATTGCTCTTGCCAGTTGCGCTTCTTCGTTAAAAGCTCCCTCCTCCGCGCCTAATATTGCATCCCAACCCGAACAAGCCTCAAATTCTAATGCGCCCGTAACAAAGGACGTTGTCCCACGTCCGCAACTAATTAAATCGGCCGAAATTTCTTTGCAAGTTAAATCCATCGACGAGATTACACAGGCTGTCTCAGCGCTTATCAAACAGCAACAGGGAGATATTTTAGAATTACAGGACTTTCGTTCAGGAAATCCTGACATGGAGCAGTCAGTTTCCCTGAAACTAAGAGTTCCCCAAGAACGTCTCGATTGGGTGATAGATGCGATCGCTCAGTTAGGGATTGTCAAAGGGCGATCGATTAAAGCTGAGGATGTCTCTACTCAATTGGTGGATTTGCAAGCTCGCCTCAAAAATTTGCGCCAAACTGAAGTGCAGCTACAGGGAATCCTTCAACAGACTGGCTCCGTGGGTGATGTCCTAAAAGTTACGCAAGAACTTAGCCGTGTCAGGGAGGGGATTGAGCAAATTGATGCTCAGTTCACAAATCTAAAAAATCAAGTTGCTTATTCAACTTTACAGGTAAGACTCTTGTCAGCGATCTCGACTATTCCACCTCAATCGGATCTCGGCACACAATTACAAAATACTTGGAATAGTGCAACCAATTCGTTGGCAGTTGTGAGTGTTGGTCTGTTAAAGCTCTCGATCTGGTTGCTGGTCTATTGTCCCTATTGGCTAGTCCCCCTAGCAATTTTCTTTTTTCTGCGCCGTCGCCGCCGTCAACTTATTATGCAAGCGCCAAAGCCTGACTCTAATGTGAGTTCAGATTAAGCTACTGCTAAACTAGTATCGATATAATTTTTATCGCGATTTTTGAAAGATCTGTTAAGTGGACTATGGAAGTTAGATTTAGAGAATGTGATTGGTTTGACTTATGGATCTGGATAAAATTTAATGAAATTCCCTCCCAGCAAGAGAAACAACTGTTAGATGAAGTATTTAATTCTTGGTTCTTGCTTGGTAAATTAGGTGGTTTCAATGCTTGCAATATGCAGGTTTTAGAATCTGGTGTGGATGTTAGCTATTTTGACTATGACAACCAAGCCGCAGATGACGAGATGATGTCAGTCATGCACAACATGACTGATCTGGAGTACGAAAATGAATGGGGTCGCTGTTGGGTTGACTTAGGAACGACCGATGCGATCGCGATCGATACTTTGGTAAATGCGTTACGTCAGTTTGATAAAGAATATGTCGCGATCGAAGAAGTAATTATCGGTGGACAAAACTCTGACTGGTTAATTGAGCCTAAGAGTATAGATGATGAAGATTATGATCGTTAAACTGGTAGAGATGTGCTTTGCACATCTCTACCTAAATTGAGAGGAAAGCCAAAATGCGCGTTTTGCATACCATGATTCGAGTTGGTGATCTAGAGCGATCGCTTGATTTTTATAGTAATGTCCTCGGCATGAAAATATTGCGTCGTAAAGATTATCCCGATGGACGCTTTACCCTCGCATTCGTTGGTTATGGCGATGAATCAAGCAATGCCGTCATTGAGCTAACCCATAATTGGGATACCAGTGCCTACGACATTGGCACTGGCTATGGTCATATTGCTTTGGGTATGGAAAATATTTATACCGCCTGTGATGCTATTCGAGAAAAAGGCGGCAAAATCACCCGCGAGCCAGGACCGATGAAGCATGGCACAACTGAAATTGCCTTTGTCGAAGATCCAGATGGCTATAAAATCGAGTTGATTCAACTCAAATAAATAATACCAAAACACAAAATGGCTACGCCATTTTGTGTTTTTAAAACCCTTACTGGGTTTGGCTTTTAATTCACGAAAGTGTTGTCACACTTTTGTGAATTGGTATAAGAACCAGTTTTTTGGTGGAGCGGCAAAGCCGCTCCACCAAAAAACTTAACCCTAACTTGAATTATTACGAAGTACCAATTCAAGTTATTTGCAGATTGAGATAAAAATTGTTATAAGCTGTAAAGCTGCACACCAGTAGCCTAGTCATGCGTAGACCCCGATATACAACTTCTTGGCAATCCAAGCGCAAATCTTGGTTGCGAAATACTCTGCTCCTGATCTTGATTGGTCTGCCATTACTATTGATTTTGGCGGAACTAATTGCGAGAGGAGCAGTTTTAGCAACAGGTAGTAACAACCAGCTCGCTCCCAATAAAACTGTAGCGATCGCCCAGTCCTATGCCTTTAAATTGCAGGACTCTAATGGTAATAACTATCCTGGACTACCAGATGCTGGGCTGCTCCAAGTAAAACGCAGTCCACTACTGGGTTATGAATTGCTTCCCAGCCAAAGTAGTGAATATTGGCAAATCAACGATCAGGGCTTTCGCCAAGATTCATCCGTACCTGTTGTCAAGCCTCCTAGCGAAATCCGTGTGTTTTTGGTTGGTGGCTCCACCGCTTTTACGAATATGGCGGAAAAAAATCAAAAAGCATTGGCTTTTAAGGTTGAGAAATTACTCAACGAGCGCGTTCGTGCTCAAAATAGCAGCCCTGAAAAGTTTAAGCCCAAAGAAATCCCCTACTTTGCCGATCAAATTGAAGCAATGCGAGCATTGCCTCCGCGTATTCGTGATGGCAGCTATCGGGTAATTGCGGCGGCAGTCCCTGGCTATAACTCTGGTAATGAGCTTGCCCTGCTAGCTCATAAGGTGATGACATACAGCCCCAATGCACTGCTGATCCTCGATGGCTATGAAGATTTGCGATCGCCTAGCAATCAGACTGCTCGCGAAATAGGGAATGTTGAGCAAATGTTACGTGATCCACTTGCTCAATATCGACAATATCAAGCCCAGCAATTTAATAACTGGCTAAATTCGCTTTATCTAGTCAAAGCATGGCAAAAATGGGTGATCCCAGCAGATATCAGTACGTTTAGCTCTGAATATCAAGTTTTTAATGCTGAACAACTCAGCAAAGATCCTAAAGAAATTCAAAAAAGAGTTGATCGATATCTTTACAATACTCAGCAAATGATGAGATTGGCTAACAATATTCCTACTTTGATTATTCTTCAGCCAGAAATCACTGGTAAGCAAAAATCTTTAACCAAGGAAGAAGAAGGCATTTTGAAATCTTTGGGTAAGGAATATAGCGATCGCGCTACTAATGCTTATATGCTCTCCGACCAAGCTTTTAGCAAGAGTCCAATCAAGCCAAAATTTGTCAACTTTTACCAACTGTTTCAAAATACCAGCCAGCAAGCTTTCATCGATCCCATTCATCTCACTGAAGCTGCCAATGATGTATTGGCGCAAAAATTATATGAAAGTACTGAGCAGCTCTTTTTGGTTCAACCTGCCCCAAATTCTTTGAGTGGCGACGTGGATGCAAAAACAACAACCCCACCACCCCAGCCCGTGGTTGTGCCAGAATCTAACCAGTCTAGTATTCTGCGTTCATTAGTTATTCCTTAAAAAGCAAAAACTGATTTTCATAATGAGAATTGCTAAAGTAAACTATATAAGTCAGTGATTTTTAACAAATATTTATGGTAGAACCAATTTTGTCAGGCATTTGCCTAGGTCTTATTTTCATTACACTTGGCGGACTGTTTTTTGCTGCTTATCAGCAATACCGTCGCGTCTAGTACCAACATAAAAACCAAAAAGGAGAAGAGGCATAAAATACCTCTTCTCCTTTTTGGTACAAACATACAGCGCTTTGCGCTCAAACCCGAACCAAGAAATTTTTTAGAAGTGTTGCAAAGCAACACTTCTAAAAAATTTCTTGTGGTTAGTTTGATCAGAAACTGCTGTAAAGATAGAGCCTTGGCAAAATTCTTAGTTTATTCTTCCAGCTTTTCTGGTTGTTCTAAATATCGACAAATTTCATTGATTTTCATGCGATAAATATGCGGCCAGCCACCATTTGTCTCAATATCGCGTAACAGATTAAATAGCTCATGCCGACTAGTTGGCAGAGCAGGTTGAAACAAATCATCGCGAATGCGCTTATGGATTAATTCTATGACTCGCAAAATTTGCAAAAGATTAGCTGCATCGCTCTGTTGATCTTGAGCAATTTGCCATAGGCGATCGCTGATCACTTCAAGCTCAGATAAATTAGCCGTTTGCCCCTGTTGTGATTGGTTCTGTGATTGGATTTCAGTTTGTGCCAAGCTAAGTACCCTCGTGCGCGATAATATGATGATTGGAATTTTATAAATTAAGTCTTTAGTTAGCTAACCTCTATGGCTAGTCTAAAGCAACACCAACTCCTTAACGATCTCAATTTAAAATCCCAAACTAGATCGTATTTTTTTAACAGAGTTATTATTGACAGTGCTTTGCGCGTTCCGTCATAACTCTAAAATACTACCCGTTAAATCCCGTTAAATTAAAAAAGAGGTTATTTATGAAATTTCGTAGTTTTACGAAAGCAATTTTTACATTGTGTATCAGTTTATGTATGTTACTAGCAGGCGGTCTGTTTGCTAATAATGCGATCGCTGCTGTTGAACCAGGTTTGACCTACGACCAAATTGTAAATACTGGTTTGGCGAACAAATGTTCTGATATCTTGGGTTCCTCTCGCGGTGGTCGTAACTTTATTTCTATTGGTGCAGGGCAATCTGTGGAAATTTCAGAGCTTTGCCTAGAGCCAACTTCATTCTTTGTCAAAGAAGAGTCGAGCAACAAGCGCAAAAAATCTGAGTTTGTTGCTAGCAAGTTGATGACGCGCTCAACTTCTAGCCTTGACTTTGTAAAGGCAACTGTAACTGGTAATAGTGATGGTAGCCTCAGCTTAGTTGAAACAGATGGTCTAGACTATCAACCCATCACAGTCAAAATGCCTGGTGGTGAACTGGTAGCAATTTTGTTCACCATTAAAGGTTTCAACGCCAAAACTGCTCCTGGGGTAAATGGCATAACCACATCGGTTGATTTTGTTGGTTCTACTCTAGTTCCAACCTATCGTGGTTCTGGATTCATCGATCCTAAGGGGCGTGGTCTAGCGATCGGTTATGACTCTGCTGAAGCATTACCTGCAAAGCGTAATTCTTTTGACAACAGAAGCGTCAAGGATGACTCCACATCCAAAGGTACTATGTCATTGCAAATCGCTAAGCTCAATGCAGATACTGGCGAAATCGCTGGTACTTTCGAGACTGAGCAAACCTCTGACAATGATCTTGGTGGTGTTGAACCCAAGGAAGTGATCATTCGCGGCGTATTTTACGGCAAAGTCAGCGCTTAATCTTTAAGCAAAGCTTTTGAAAAAGGAGTGTCTTATTAATTTAAGACCTCCTTTTTTATTTCATAAAATATAGGCTATAACTAGTTTTAAGACCAAATCACCTAACCAAGTATCTAAACTATATGCAAAAAATTATTATCAAAAACTTTGGTGCGATCGAATACGCCGAAATTGAAATAAAGAAAGTTTTAGTTTTAATTGGTGAACAAGCTAGCGGTAAAAGCACGATTGCTAAGCTTATTTACTTTTTTAAATCACTAAAAGATGATGTATTTAATCAAATTTATCAAGATCAAGAAAGAGATTACTTTGATGAGAATTCTGATATCGCTTTTGTATTACAAGAAAAATTCTACAATTGGTTTGGCTCAACAGAAAAACTTATTGATTTTGAAATAAAATTTTATTATTTCGTTGAAATAAATAAGTACTTACATTTAAGTCTTAATAAAGATAAAACTATACAATGTGAGTTTAGTCAAGATTTTTATAAATACAATATTCCTGAGGCTCTAACTCAAATAAAACTGAGCTTACAACAAGGATCAAAAACGACCAATATTCATGAGAGACTTGCTCATGAGAAAACTAAAATTAATTATGCTCAAATCCTTGCAGAAATATTAAATAATCTTTTTCACAGTTATGAAGTCGATTCATTATTTGTTATTGCAGGAAGGAGTATTACAGTAGGTTATTCTGAATTGTTTGAAAAATATTTCTTTGCCGATTTACAAAGTAGGCTAGAAAAAAACAGCAAAAAAGAATTTCAACAAAAATCTCAAATAGTTAATGAGATCTTAATGATGAAATTTATTGAAAGAGTTATATATGTTAAAGATGTTTTTAGCGTTCATGGAAAATTCCAAGATTTAATTTCTCGTTTTAGATCTTCTATAAAAGATAAAGATAAAGACAAAGAAGAAAAATCTAATCTATATCTTGCGGAAAAGAAAATTGTAGAAATATTAAAAGGTGAATACATTAGTAATAACCTTGAAGAGAAGATTATACTTAATACTCAAGAATCTATTGACCTTCATAATGCTTCATCAGGACAACAAGAATCTATAAGAATTCTGCAAGATATTTTCTTTGTTATACTTAAACAATCAAAAGTATTAAGAATAGTTGAAGAGCCAGAAACACATTTGTTCCCTGTTGCTCAAAAGAGTTTAATTGAGTTATTAGCTTTAATGGTTAATCAAAATGATAATAATCAACTCATTATTACAACTCACAGTCCTTATGTACTTACGGTATTTAACAACTTGTTATTTGCTCAACGAGTTGTGGATAAGAATCCATTGGCTGAGGCTGAAGTTGCTGAACTAATACCAAAAGAATTTTGGCTAAAGGCTAAAGATTTTTCTGCCTATTCGTTAGGTAACTCTTCTATTCAAGAAGAGCATGAATATTGTGAATCTATTTTTAATAATCAAACGGGTGCTATTCAGCAAAATTATTTAGATGCAGTATCTGAAATGTTGGGAGGCGATTTTAATTATTTGTATGGTTTATATACTAAAATATCTAGAAAAAAATGAGTAAGTTTGAACTAATAAAAGAGCATTTGTCAAACAGATTTAATAAGTTAAATGATATTTTAGAAATAGAATTACGAGAAGATTTTACGATAATTGATTATAAGGGGCAATCTTTTATTGTTGTTAGTATC contains:
- the psbO gene encoding photosystem II manganese-stabilizing polypeptide encodes the protein MKFRSFTKAIFTLCISLCMLLAGGLFANNAIAAVEPGLTYDQIVNTGLANKCSDILGSSRGGRNFISIGAGQSVEISELCLEPTSFFVKEESSNKRKKSEFVASKLMTRSTSSLDFVKATVTGNSDGSLSLVETDGLDYQPITVKMPGGELVAILFTIKGFNAKTAPGVNGITTSVDFVGSTLVPTYRGSGFIDPKGRGLAIGYDSAEALPAKRNSFDNRSVKDDSTSKGTMSLQIAKLNADTGEIAGTFETEQTSDNDLGGVEPKEVIIRGVFYGKVSA
- a CDS encoding AAA family ATPase; the protein is MQKIIIKNFGAIEYAEIEIKKVLVLIGEQASGKSTIAKLIYFFKSLKDDVFNQIYQDQERDYFDENSDIAFVLQEKFYNWFGSTEKLIDFEIKFYYFVEINKYLHLSLNKDKTIQCEFSQDFYKYNIPEALTQIKLSLQQGSKTTNIHERLAHEKTKINYAQILAEILNNLFHSYEVDSLFVIAGRSITVGYSELFEKYFFADLQSRLEKNSKKEFQQKSQIVNEILMMKFIERVIYVKDVFSVHGKFQDLISRFRSSIKDKDKDKEEKSNLYLAEKKIVEILKGEYISNNLEEKIILNTQESIDLHNASSGQQESIRILQDIFFVILKQSKVLRIVEEPETHLFPVAQKSLIELLALMVNQNDNNQLIITTHSPYVLTVFNNLLFAQRVVDKNPLAEAEVAELIPKEFWLKAKDFSAYSLGNSSIQEEHEYCESIFNNQTGAIQQNYLDAVSEMLGGDFNYLYGLYTKISRKK
- a CDS encoding DUF4349 domain-containing protein, whose translation is MKIQPSRSLKVLSILAVIALASCASSLKAPSSAPNIASQPEQASNSNAPVTKDVVPRPQLIKSAEISLQVKSIDEITQAVSALIKQQQGDILELQDFRSGNPDMEQSVSLKLRVPQERLDWVIDAIAQLGIVKGRSIKAEDVSTQLVDLQARLKNLRQTEVQLQGILQQTGSVGDVLKVTQELSRVREGIEQIDAQFTNLKNQVAYSTLQVRLLSAISTIPPQSDLGTQLQNTWNSATNSLAVVSVGLLKLSIWLLVYCPYWLVPLAIFFFLRRRRRQLIMQAPKPDSNVSSD
- the petG gene encoding cytochrome b6-f complex subunit V; this encodes MVEPILSGICLGLIFITLGGLFFAAYQQYRRV
- the gloA gene encoding lactoylglutathione lyase, translating into MRVLHTMIRVGDLERSLDFYSNVLGMKILRRKDYPDGRFTLAFVGYGDESSNAVIELTHNWDTSAYDIGTGYGHIALGMENIYTACDAIREKGGKITREPGPMKHGTTEIAFVEDPDGYKIELIQLK
- a CDS encoding DUF3531 family protein, with translation MEVRFRECDWFDLWIWIKFNEIPSQQEKQLLDEVFNSWFLLGKLGGFNACNMQVLESGVDVSYFDYDNQAADDEMMSVMHNMTDLEYENEWGRCWVDLGTTDAIAIDTLVNALRQFDKEYVAIEEVIIGGQNSDWLIEPKSIDDEDYDR
- a CDS encoding GDSL family lipase, whose protein sequence is MRRPRYTTSWQSKRKSWLRNTLLLILIGLPLLLILAELIARGAVLATGSNNQLAPNKTVAIAQSYAFKLQDSNGNNYPGLPDAGLLQVKRSPLLGYELLPSQSSEYWQINDQGFRQDSSVPVVKPPSEIRVFLVGGSTAFTNMAEKNQKALAFKVEKLLNERVRAQNSSPEKFKPKEIPYFADQIEAMRALPPRIRDGSYRVIAAAVPGYNSGNELALLAHKVMTYSPNALLILDGYEDLRSPSNQTAREIGNVEQMLRDPLAQYRQYQAQQFNNWLNSLYLVKAWQKWVIPADISTFSSEYQVFNAEQLSKDPKEIQKRVDRYLYNTQQMMRLANNIPTLIILQPEITGKQKSLTKEEEGILKSLGKEYSDRATNAYMLSDQAFSKSPIKPKFVNFYQLFQNTSQQAFIDPIHLTEAANDVLAQKLYESTEQLFLVQPAPNSLSGDVDAKTTTPPPQPVVVPESNQSSILRSLVIP